The DNA segment TCCACGTACGTCTTGGCGTTGTTGCCGATGTGCACGTCGCCCGTGCAGTACGGCATGTAGACGATGTTCCAGCCCTTCGTGACGATGTCCTTGCGGTCGCGGAAGGGCAGGCCCGGGTCCGCCCCGTTGACGATGGGCGACACGTACTTGGCCGTGAACTGCGTCATGTAGTCGTCGGAGATGCCGTTGGGGTTCGCCGCGCCCAGGATGCCCAGGCGGCCGCTACAGGAATCGTAGTCCCAGCACGCGCCGCCACCTTCCATCATGAACAGCAGGTTGGGCGAACCCGTGCGGTGCACGAAGAACTTGTATTGCGAACCGTTGCCGCACTTCGTGCCGGGCAGCGTCACCTTCTCCCAGGCGTAGTTGTTTCCGCCGTCCACCAGGACGTCGACGATGCCTTCCACCAGCACCTCGGCGCGCGCGGCGCCCACGGGGGCAGTGAGGGCCAGAAGGCTCATCCAGAGAAGACTTCTCATGCGGCTTCCTCCAAAGGGGGAGTGAATGGGGTTGCGGCCGCGAATGATACGTTTTTGGTTATCAGCCGGAAGCAGGGAAACTTCGCTACCGGTGAAAATAGTGAATTCCAGGTTGGGTGCAGCATTCCGTGGAAGAAGACTGCGATTGCCGCTTCGCGTCAGTCAGGGGTTGAGAAATGACGCGCAATGCCATGTCTTAAATGTATCAATTGCGCAGCGCGTCGATGGCGCCGCCTGACGTGGGTTGCGGCGGCCGCGGGCCGCGCGGTATGGCCTTGGCATGAGCACGCACGCGCGATGGAAGCTGCCCCTGGGCACTGCGGGAGTCCTGGTCCTGGCGGTGGGGGCGTGGCTTGTCTTTGGCGGACAGGCGCCGGAGGACGGCGCTCCGGCCGTGGCGCCCCCCGCGGCCCAGGCCTCCGCGCCGCCTCCGCCGGTGTTCGCGTCCACGCCCGCGGTGCCCCGCGCGAAGGACGGCGGGCTGGACCTGGTGGGCGCGGCGACGGCCCAGGTGCAGGCGGCGCCGGAGGAGGAGGCCGGCCCCTACCCGGTGGACCTGGAGGCGCTGCGCGCGAAGCTGCCGGGCAACCTGTACTGGGAGAATGATGTGCCCACGAAGGACCCGGAGGAGCTGCGCCGCCGCGACGCGGTGAAGGCGAAGTGGAACGCGCTCTACGGCAAGGTGCTGGCCAACGAGGCCACGGAGGAGGAGGTGCACCAGTACTACGAGCACCGCCGCCAGGTGTCCGAGGACGCCATCGCCTTCGCCACCACGGTGCTCCAGGACTACGGCGACAAGCTGCCCTCGGAGCACCGGGGCCTCTTGGAGTTGAGCGTGAACATGCACCGCACGCGGCTGGCGGAGCTCCCGCGCCAGGAGTCGGACGCGCTGGCGCGCCGGGAGGCCCACGCCCAGCGGCAGAAGGAGTGGCGGACGGGCGGCGGCCGTCAGCCCTGAGCCGTCCGCCCCTACGCTGAGCCGTCCGCGCCGGGGAAGGTCCGGATGAGCGGCGAGCGCACGGCGGAGGAGGCCACCCACAGCTGGTGGGAGGAGCGGGTGACGGCGACGTGCAGCCTGCGGCGGGCCTCGTCGTCCGCGGGGTAGGCGCGCGCGGTGACGTCCGGCAGGACGACGTAGTCGAACTCCAGGCCCTTCACGTTGTCCACGTCCGTCACGTCCACGCCGGGCTCGAAGGAGAAGTCCCCCTCCAGCACCAGCCGCGCCCAGGGCATCTCCTTGATGACGCGGTGGAAGGACTGGGCGGCCTCGCGGCTGCTGGCGATGACGCCCACGGACGCGTGCGGCTCGCGCAGCACCAGGTCGCGCAGGGCGTCCCCCAGGAAGAGCCACGCCTGGGCCTCGTCGGGGAAGTGGTGGAAGCCCACCGGTGCGCCCTCGCGGCCGGCCCTGGCGGCGTTGGCCGGGGACTGGGTGCCCAGCACGTGCTGCGCCAATTCCACCACCGGGCGCGGGCAGCGGTAGGACACCTGGAGCCGGCAAGTGGCCGCGTCGCGGATGCCCAGCTCCTCCAGGGCCGCGTCCCAGCCGGCGAAGCCCGCCGTCGTCTGTTGCACCTCGTCCCCCGCGAGCGTGCAGCTGCGGCTGTCGCCGAGCAGCTGGCTGACGACGAAGAGCTCGAAGAGGGAGAAGTCCTCCGCCTCGTCCAGCACCACGTGCGCCAGCCGCTCCGCGCCCAGCGCGCCCCGCTGCGCCTTGAGGAACATGAGGATGGGCAGGTCGTCCGCGTCCACCGTGCCCGCGAGCGCGTCGGGCGTGTCCGCTTCGATGGCGCGCCCGTCCACGGTGACGAGGCTGTCCGCGTCGTAGCCCTTGTACTGGCGCGCCAGCGGCGTGGCGGTCTGCTGCTTCGTGTGCTCCAGCACCTCCGCCACCACGGTGCGCGGCAACTCGCCCTTCGCGTCCGCCACCACGGCCTCCAGGAAGGCGCGGTCCAGGTACGCGTCCGCCAGCTTGAGGCGCAGCCGGTCCAGCGTGGGCGGCAGGGCCTTGCCCTTGAACACGGGCACGCGGCCCGCCAGCGCGCGGCGCAGGGCGGGGTGGCGCTTGAAGCGCGTCACGAGCGCGGGCGTCTCCGGGGAGAGCTTGATGCCCGGCAGGCTGAAGGCGGAGCGCGCGGTGGCCAGCGACCAGGACTCCAGCGTCTCCACGGACACCTTGCCCAGGCCCAGCGGCTCGAGCAGCCGGCGCGTGAGCCGGGCCAGGCCCGCTTCCGGGACGACGACCTTGGTGCGCGCCTGCGGGAAGGTCTTCGCGTCGTCGAAGACGACCTTGGCCAGCCGGTGCAGCGCCACCGTCGTCTTGCCGCTGCCCGCGCTGCCCAGCACCAGCAGGGGCTGCTCCGGGCCGGTGCTGACGGCCGCGTACTGCTCCGCGTCCAGGAGC comes from the Corallococcus caeni genome and includes:
- a CDS encoding ATP-binding domain-containing protein, translating into MAGQELSPEALALIAEEEALLSRVQQALSEARRQAAERTLDTQGLMAQLAVLRDDATTAHAADLPHVFTQMNEVRSMLERQETVPLPDANAPYFAHLRLSGPTGARDYLLGRTSFANLAAGVRVIDWRFAPVARVFYNYEEGDAFEEYFGDRLSEGEVEARRLVIIEKGVLTRISTGPHLLQRDAQGRWHSRGRDAASVLAGGSGTAARPGFLGVGRGATHVEDAFGVTALLDAEQYAAVSTGPEQPLLVLGSAGSGKTTVALHRLAKVVFDDAKTFPQARTKVVVPEAGLARLTRRLLEPLGLGKVSVETLESWSLATARSAFSLPGIKLSPETPALVTRFKRHPALRRALAGRVPVFKGKALPPTLDRLRLKLADAYLDRAFLEAVVADAKGELPRTVVAEVLEHTKQQTATPLARQYKGYDADSLVTVDGRAIEADTPDALAGTVDADDLPILMFLKAQRGALGAERLAHVVLDEAEDFSLFELFVVSQLLGDSRSCTLAGDEVQQTTAGFAGWDAALEELGIRDAATCRLQVSYRCPRPVVELAQHVLGTQSPANAARAGREGAPVGFHHFPDEAQAWLFLGDALRDLVLREPHASVGVIASSREAAQSFHRVIKEMPWARLVLEGDFSFEPGVDVTDVDNVKGLEFDYVVLPDVTARAYPADDEARRRLHVAVTRSSHQLWVASSAVRSPLIRTFPGADGSA